One genomic window of Pyrobaculum sp. 3827-6 includes the following:
- a CDS encoding Xaa-Pro peptidase family protein: MIVATTTVNFAYLTGVWVESYERFKAAVRCGERIAVVVPALDAGRLGGEVYAYRDGEDPALVLRDAARGCPQEVVYVDGGTTLRHFEIIKRAFPHAEFRLADDLLREMRAVKREEEVERIRTAVAKIREVLEAVELSPGVTEREVAFRIYGALYNAGLQPGPILAQFGANTAVPHQEPTDKRLQVGEAVVLDVAASYRGYFGDLTNSFFYGDAPPQYAELLEIVREAQQAALRSAAPGVAAREVDAAARRVIEAGGYGRYFIHRTGHGLGLEIHEAPDISPGSGEVLRPGMVFTIEPGIYLQGRYGARLEIDVVVREKGVEIL; this comes from the coding sequence ATGATAGTGGCGACCACCACCGTCAACTTCGCATATCTCACGGGGGTGTGGGTCGAGTCCTACGAGCGCTTCAAGGCGGCGGTGAGGTGCGGAGAGCGCATCGCTGTGGTTGTCCCGGCCCTAGACGCGGGCAGGCTAGGCGGCGAGGTGTATGCGTATAGAGACGGGGAGGACCCGGCGCTTGTGCTGAGGGATGCGGCGCGGGGTTGCCCACAGGAGGTGGTCTACGTCGACGGCGGCACCACGCTCCGCCATTTTGAAATTATAAAGAGGGCGTTTCCCCATGCGGAGTTCCGCCTCGCCGACGATTTGCTGAGAGAGATGCGCGCCGTGAAGCGGGAAGAGGAGGTCGAGAGGATTAGGACGGCCGTTGCGAAGATACGGGAGGTTTTGGAGGCTGTGGAGCTTTCTCCCGGCGTCACGGAGCGGGAGGTGGCCTTTAGAATATACGGCGCGTTGTACAACGCAGGTCTCCAGCCGGGGCCCATCTTGGCGCAGTTCGGAGCCAACACGGCCGTGCCCCACCAGGAGCCCACAGACAAGAGGCTCCAAGTGGGTGAGGCGGTGGTGCTGGACGTCGCCGCGTCTTACCGCGGCTACTTCGGAGACTTGACCAACTCCTTTTTCTACGGCGACGCGCCTCCCCAGTACGCAGAGCTACTTGAAATAGTTAGAGAGGCTCAGCAGGCGGCTCTGAGATCCGCGGCGCCGGGCGTAGCCGCGCGTGAGGTAGACGCCGCGGCGCGTCGGGTGATAGAGGCGGGGGGATACGGACGGTATTTTATACACCGGACGGGGCACGGGCTGGGTCTGGAGATCCACGAGGCGCCGGACATCTCCCCGGGCTCGGGAGAAGTCCTGCGCCCAGGCATGGTATTTACAATAGAGCCCGGCATCTACCTGCAGGGGCGCTACGGTGCGCGGCTTGAAATAGACGTGGTAGTCAGGGAAAAAGGAGTAGAAATTTTATGA
- a CDS encoding M67 family metallopeptidase, translating into MKIPGRFLEEARQRCVPREECVALLLGRGDTVMRWTWVRNVAGSPLAFRIDPEEMYRAITEAEESGLELLAIFHSHPGPPVPSAVDMRYMRLWPVVWVISDVYSWRTAAWRAGGGDLREVPLEFV; encoded by the coding sequence ATGAAGATACCCGGCAGATTTCTGGAGGAGGCGAGGCAGAGGTGCGTGCCCAGGGAGGAGTGCGTCGCGCTTCTACTCGGCAGGGGGGACACTGTTATGAGGTGGACGTGGGTGAGGAACGTGGCGGGGAGCCCCCTGGCCTTCAGAATAGACCCTGAGGAGATGTACAGAGCCATTACGGAGGCGGAGGAGTCCGGCCTGGAGCTTCTGGCCATATTCCACAGCCACCCGGGCCCCCCCGTGCCGAGCGCCGTGGACATGCGCTACATGAGGCTCTGGCCCGTGGTTTGGGTGATATCCGACGTCTACAGCTGGAGGACCGCGGCGTGGCGGGCGGGGGGCGGGGATTTGAGAGAGGTGCCGCTGGAGTTTGTATGA
- a CDS encoding CopG family ribbon-helix-helix protein: protein MKRFGVSLPKEVAEEVEKMSQDMGVTRSEIVAVALQEYLEARRDHADAAHECLGVVLAVSDSFSDIGEIIEDNKGYIVAYTHLHVDGKCLTIAVVRGSGSEIERLSLAMSRRAQLTRYVPLR, encoded by the coding sequence GTGAAGAGGTTTGGCGTGTCGTTGCCTAAGGAGGTGGCTGAGGAGGTGGAGAAGATGTCTCAAGACATGGGCGTCACGAGGAGCGAGATCGTGGCGGTTGCTCTGCAGGAGTATCTAGAGGCGAGGAGGGACCACGCCGACGCCGCCCATGAGTGCCTGGGCGTCGTGCTGGCTGTCAGCGACTCTTTTTCAGACATAGGGGAGATTATTGAAGACAACAAGGGGTACATAGTGGCGTACACCCACCTACATGTAGACGGAAAGTGCTTGACGATTGCGGTGGTTAGGGGGAGCGGTAGCGAAATCGAGAGGCTAAGCCTAGCCATGTCTAGAAGGGCGCAGCTCACCCGCTACGTGCCGCTTAGATGA
- the ribC gene encoding riboflavin synthase gives MSCIGVVDTTFARVDMGAVAIDELKSLLPHTAVRRLTVPGIKNTVWGVLKLIKEGCDAVIVLGWVGPTPVDKYSYLATSIGLMQLQIETGVLVLDVTVHEEEGGGDDKKLKEIALDRTRKHVWNLVQMLRGGLEQYAGKGLRQGYPHAGEII, from the coding sequence GTGTCTTGCATAGGCGTCGTCGACACAACCTTCGCCAGGGTGGACATGGGCGCGGTGGCTATTGACGAGTTGAAAAGCCTACTCCCACACACCGCGGTGCGGAGGCTGACTGTGCCTGGCATAAAAAACACCGTGTGGGGGGTCCTGAAGCTGATAAAAGAGGGGTGCGACGCGGTGATCGTGCTGGGGTGGGTGGGCCCCACCCCGGTGGATAAATACAGCTACCTAGCCACCTCCATAGGCCTCATGCAGCTACAGATAGAAACCGGCGTCTTGGTGCTAGACGTGACTGTACACGAGGAGGAGGGGGGCGGCGACGACAAGAAGTTGAAGGAAATTGCGCTGGATAGGACAAGGAAACATGTATGGAACCTGGTGCAGATGCTGAGAGGCGGCTTGGAGCAGTACGCGGGGAAAGGGCTGAGACAGGGGTACCCCCACGCGGGGGAGATTATATAA
- a CDS encoding DUF1614 domain-containing protein has protein sequence MRIIIAWPFHGVLGLLYAGLAVLLMPFFTLSFVDVLRTSGMHIVAALLLGSSITLLSLVTSPVNVVVYSFSRREYLPVVDYVVVFGIPVPIPQVVFREERSYLAVNLGGAVVPLAVATYLMAQFFKPELLASIAAASVLTNTVSRVVPNVGVVTPALALPIIAVLSALLAGGGPVATYITAVYGTIIGADLLNLRRVLRHKPPFVSIGGAGVFDGIFLSGVVATLLSKLF, from the coding sequence ATGAGGATAATCATAGCGTGGCCTTTTCACGGGGTGCTGGGCCTGCTCTACGCCGGGCTGGCCGTCTTGCTCATGCCCTTCTTCACACTCTCCTTTGTAGACGTCTTGAGGACTTCGGGCATGCACATAGTCGCGGCTTTACTTCTAGGTAGCTCAATAACGCTCCTGAGCCTCGTCACGAGCCCCGTCAACGTCGTGGTGTACTCCTTCTCCCGGAGGGAGTACCTCCCCGTGGTGGACTACGTAGTTGTGTTTGGAATCCCCGTGCCGATACCCCAGGTGGTTTTTAGAGAGGAGAGGTCCTACCTGGCTGTTAACCTAGGCGGCGCCGTGGTTCCGCTGGCTGTGGCCACCTACCTCATGGCCCAGTTTTTTAAGCCGGAGCTCCTCGCCTCCATAGCGGCGGCGTCTGTGTTGACAAACACAGTGAGCCGCGTGGTGCCAAACGTAGGAGTTGTGACCCCCGCGCTGGCTCTCCCCATCATTGCCGTGCTTTCCGCCCTCCTAGCCGGAGGAGGGCCCGTAGCCACTTACATAACTGCTGTGTATGGCACCATCATCGGGGCGGATTTGCTAAATCTAAGGAGGGTGCTCAGGCACAAGCCGCCCTTTGTCTCTATCGGCGGGGCCGGCGTCTTCGACGGCATATTCCTAAGCGGAGTCGTCGCTACCCTCCTCTCAAAATTATTCTAG
- a CDS encoding phosphate uptake regulator PhoU translates to MELRRIIRVGERSFGITLPKEWVEVHGLGVGSPVKVIVDREKITVLPGSEAGAARRVSIKGDDVEKIVRDVIAYYIEGADELEIETGNISEVVTRIEGKLPGVVLMELSGVLRLRIVTREDINIDEAVRSMYTTVDAMFVLFLQMLSLDRRELAEEILRLDDQLDRLYFFSLRTVKRNIIQRPEHYVDYVITIKNLEHVGDAIDRATNYYLQNVVTCKAEVLDLFKKVYTFMQDAFNAFYNNETGRALAVLTRRAKLEKEALQSICPQAAAIMHEAASIVGFAADIAEAAYSKAVRG, encoded by the coding sequence GTGGAGTTGAGGAGAATTATCAGGGTGGGGGAGAGGTCTTTTGGGATTACTCTGCCTAAGGAGTGGGTTGAGGTGCACGGGCTGGGGGTGGGCTCACCTGTGAAGGTTATTGTGGATAGGGAAAAGATAACTGTTTTGCCTGGCTCGGAGGCGGGGGCGGCGAGGAGGGTGTCGATCAAGGGCGACGACGTGGAGAAGATTGTGCGTGACGTTATTGCGTACTACATAGAGGGGGCGGATGAGCTGGAGATAGAGACGGGGAATATTTCTGAGGTTGTGACGAGGATTGAGGGCAAGTTGCCGGGGGTTGTGTTGATGGAGCTCAGCGGCGTCTTGAGGCTGAGGATTGTTACTAGGGAGGATATAAACATCGACGAGGCGGTTAGGAGTATGTACACCACGGTGGACGCCATGTTCGTCTTGTTTCTCCAGATGCTTAGCCTAGACAGGAGGGAGCTGGCTGAGGAGATCCTCCGCCTCGACGACCAGCTCGACCGCCTCTACTTCTTTTCTCTTAGGACTGTTAAGCGGAATATTATACAGAGGCCTGAGCACTACGTGGATTACGTAATTACGATAAAGAATCTTGAACATGTCGGCGACGCGATTGACCGCGCCACTAACTACTATCTGCAGAACGTCGTGACCTGCAAGGCAGAGGTGCTGGACCTCTTCAAAAAGGTGTATACATTTATGCAGGACGCGTTTAACGCCTTCTACAACAACGAGACGGGGAGGGCGCTGGCCGTCTTGACTAGGCGCGCCAAGCTGGAGAAGGAGGCTCTGCAGAGCATATGTCCGCAGGCCGCGGCTATTATGCACGAGGCGGCTTCTATTGTGGGTTTCGCGGCCGATATTGCGGAGGCCGCCTATTCAAAGGCGGTGAGGGGATGA
- a CDS encoding HAD family phosphatase has product MRYRAVILDVDGVVTPFRSAWQRLHAVLGTDGSLNRALYKLGVIDYYEWALYDALLWHGAPRGVVEAYFQTTRGLEALCNVLREAGVYTVAVSAGVGYTRRLSHCFHFYVVNDLVYRDGAVYSVSVSVSDKNKEEVAGKILEHLGVGWEEAVAVGDGEADLPMLRRAGYSIAFNPASEEVARAAKAVIRAESLHPLAKFLKALLR; this is encoded by the coding sequence ATGAGGTACAGGGCTGTTATCCTTGACGTTGACGGCGTTGTGACGCCTTTCCGCTCCGCGTGGCAGAGGCTACACGCGGTTCTGGGCACCGACGGCTCTCTGAACCGGGCGCTGTATAAGCTGGGGGTCATTGACTACTACGAGTGGGCGCTTTACGACGCGTTGCTTTGGCACGGCGCCCCGAGGGGGGTTGTGGAGGCGTATTTCCAAACGACTAGGGGGCTGGAGGCCTTGTGCAACGTGTTGCGGGAGGCGGGTGTGTACACCGTCGCCGTCTCGGCGGGGGTGGGCTACACCAGGAGGCTGTCTCACTGCTTCCACTTCTACGTGGTGAACGACCTGGTGTATAGAGACGGGGCTGTGTACTCGGTGTCTGTCTCCGTGAGTGACAAAAATAAGGAGGAGGTAGCCGGCAAGATTCTTGAGCACCTGGGCGTGGGGTGGGAGGAGGCCGTAGCGGTGGGAGACGGCGAGGCCGACCTGCCCATGTTGAGGAGGGCTGGCTACTCCATTGCGTTTAACCCAGCCAGCGAGGAGGTCGCCAGGGCGGCTAAGGCGGTTATTAGGGCTGAGTCGCTTCACCCCCTGGCCAAGTTTTTAAAGGCCTTGTTAAGATAG
- a CDS encoding ferredoxin, which produces MPVRVRIDRSRCVVAHFCLFYAPTVFIPGEGGKPVVSSEYSKDGSVEEGVVPDELYEQVREAERHCPSRAIKVYRE; this is translated from the coding sequence ATGCCAGTGAGGGTGAGGATTGACAGGTCTAGGTGCGTCGTGGCGCATTTCTGCCTCTTCTACGCCCCCACGGTCTTCATACCGGGGGAGGGGGGGAAGCCGGTTGTCTCCTCTGAGTATTCGAAGGATGGTAGCGTCGAGGAGGGGGTTGTGCCTGACGAGCTCTATGAACAGGTGAGGGAGGCTGAGAGGCACTGCCCCTCGAGGGCTATTAAGGTGTATAGGGAATGA
- a CDS encoding methylated-DNA--[protein]-cysteine S-methyltransferase produces MICSKYGPVVVGWDGARIFMNPAGCSRWVSLRELVGEVRLEGVDRRLLYLLGVPRGYVTTYKLYAEVLGTSPRHVGRLMASNPLPVVLPCHRVVKSDLSLGGYTAGVEVKRALLAYEGALCGGRPCRVARPRLVEDWGVALLESLGLR; encoded by the coding sequence GTGATCTGCTCCAAATACGGCCCCGTCGTCGTCGGGTGGGACGGCGCTAGGATCTTCATGAACCCCGCTGGTTGCTCTCGGTGGGTGTCTCTCCGGGAGCTTGTCGGCGAGGTGAGGCTGGAGGGGGTGGACAGGCGGCTTCTATATCTGCTGGGGGTGCCGAGGGGCTACGTCACGACCTACAAGCTATACGCCGAGGTGCTGGGCACGAGCCCCCGGCACGTGGGGAGGCTAATGGCTTCAAACCCCCTCCCAGTTGTCCTGCCCTGCCACCGGGTGGTTAAGAGCGATCTGTCGCTGGGGGGCTACACGGCGGGGGTGGAGGTGAAGAGGGCCCTCCTCGCCTACGAAGGCGCGCTGTGCGGGGGTAGGCCGTGCCGCGTCGCCAGGCCCCGGCTTGTGGAGGACTGGGGAGTGGCACTTCTGGAAAGCCTGGGACTTCGTTGA
- a CDS encoding MoaD/ThiS family protein, with product MPKVKLAGVLVALAGGRDELEVEGATVKEVLGNLSAVSQRLYRRVVGEDGRPRADIYIAVNDVDIRLLSGLSTPVKKEDVVLILAYIHPG from the coding sequence GTGCCTAAGGTCAAGCTCGCCGGGGTGCTCGTGGCCCTCGCGGGTGGGAGGGACGAGCTAGAGGTGGAGGGGGCCACGGTCAAGGAGGTGCTCGGCAACCTGTCTGCCGTCTCCCAGAGGCTGTACCGACGCGTGGTGGGGGAGGACGGGAGGCCGAGGGCCGACATATACATAGCCGTGAACGACGTAGACATAAGGCTACTCTCCGGCCTCTCTACGCCTGTGAAAAAAGAGGACGTGGTTTTGATACTAGCCTACATCCACCCTGGCTAG
- the dcd gene encoding dCTP deaminase — MILANDELKKLISTGRLKVDPLYPDTVRENGLDLRIGGEYAIYAYEGSVVAPCGLENARHLFRIVKADEVVIPPRNFVLLTTEEYVKMPDDVVGLANLRSTLARYGLTVPPTVVDAGFEGNITIEVVNNSPNTIVLRRGMRFLHLVLVKAEGRAHYAGLYQGQRGVTPPKGLRGEC, encoded by the coding sequence ATGATTCTGGCAAACGACGAGCTGAAAAAACTGATCTCGACGGGGAGGCTCAAGGTGGACCCCCTCTACCCGGACACGGTCAGGGAGAACGGACTCGACTTGCGGATAGGGGGCGAGTACGCAATCTACGCCTACGAGGGGTCCGTGGTGGCCCCCTGCGGGCTTGAAAACGCGAGGCACCTATTCCGCATAGTTAAGGCCGACGAGGTGGTGATACCGCCCCGCAACTTCGTCCTGCTCACAACGGAGGAGTACGTCAAGATGCCCGACGACGTGGTAGGCCTCGCAAACCTCCGCTCAACCCTAGCCCGCTACGGACTCACCGTGCCCCCCACAGTCGTCGACGCCGGGTTTGAGGGAAACATAACAATAGAAGTCGTGAACAACAGCCCCAACACCATCGTGCTGAGGAGAGGCATGCGCTTCCTCCACCTAGTCCTCGTCAAGGCGGAGGGCAGGGCGCATTACGCCGGCCTCTACCAGGGACAGAGAGGCGTCACCCCGCCCAAGGGGCTAAGGGGCGAGTGTTAA
- a CDS encoding metallophosphoesterase family protein, which produces MASVEEIVDLLARVRARGAGLVLRLEGRYTAVGDLHGDADTLERVLEEWPAPYLFLGDYVDRGDRGLEVVTQVFQLYVEGKAVVLRGNHESPLMNIDGGFLDELCEKLGRRCGYVYKEFEKTFASLPLAALLNGRVVALHGGIPLRDDMTPATLGELEKVTGDLTTPQDPLAFQVLWNDPCPCDRYAPSPRGPGIWLFGREATKAFHRAHNTATVVRGHTYVPQGCASHHGGAVVTVFTSTAGPYRKTRPKIALVDDVVQVYDLDAKKPAQCPEDVDVF; this is translated from the coding sequence ATGGCGTCTGTAGAGGAGATAGTAGACCTCCTGGCCAGGGTGAGGGCGAGAGGCGCCGGGCTTGTCCTGCGCCTAGAGGGCAGGTACACGGCGGTTGGGGATCTCCACGGCGACGCGGACACTCTGGAGAGAGTTCTGGAGGAGTGGCCGGCGCCCTACCTCTTCCTAGGCGACTACGTGGACAGGGGAGACAGAGGCTTGGAGGTGGTGACCCAGGTGTTCCAGCTGTACGTCGAGGGGAAGGCGGTTGTGTTGAGAGGCAACCACGAGTCGCCTCTCATGAACATCGACGGCGGCTTCCTAGACGAGCTGTGTGAAAAACTGGGGAGGCGGTGTGGCTACGTCTATAAGGAGTTTGAGAAAACCTTCGCCTCGCTACCGCTGGCCGCGCTGTTGAACGGCAGGGTGGTGGCGTTGCACGGCGGAATCCCGCTGAGAGATGACATGACGCCGGCAACGCTGGGAGAGCTGGAGAAAGTAACGGGCGACCTAACCACCCCCCAAGACCCGCTGGCGTTCCAAGTACTGTGGAACGACCCATGTCCCTGCGACAGATACGCCCCCAGCCCCCGGGGCCCCGGCATATGGCTCTTTGGGAGAGAGGCCACCAAGGCCTTCCACAGGGCTCACAACACGGCTACGGTTGTTAGGGGCCACACCTACGTACCCCAGGGTTGCGCCTCCCACCACGGAGGTGCCGTAGTCACGGTCTTCACCTCAACCGCGGGGCCCTACAGAAAGACCAGGCCTAAGATAGCGCTGGTCGACGACGTGGTCCAGGTCTACGACTTGGATGCGAAGAAGCCTGCCCAGTGCCCCGAGGACGTAGACGTGTTTTAA
- a CDS encoding TatD family hydrolase yields the protein MFDNHIHCHEFPGEELSQYRGEWTLVCVSDDLASSKKTAELDGVVRCLGIHPWQVKKAEPGDLSAVLRMVEKSEAPCVGEVGLDKKFVPHSYGRQVEFFREFLRLARELDLVVNVHAPDAWADAVDMLRRADVDRALIHWYTGPLDLLETIRDLGYYISINPAVAIQKKHQEVAKNADRRIVLLESDGPYEYRGMRLAPPAIRNTVEKLAELWGAPTDHVVEIVEANARRLWRL from the coding sequence GTGTTCGACAACCACATCCACTGCCACGAATTCCCCGGCGAAGAGCTCTCCCAATACAGGGGGGAGTGGACTCTTGTGTGCGTCTCAGACGACCTTGCGTCGTCGAAAAAAACGGCGGAGCTAGACGGTGTGGTGCGGTGTCTGGGGATACACCCGTGGCAGGTGAAGAAGGCGGAGCCGGGGGACCTGTCCGCAGTCCTCCGCATGGTGGAGAAGTCGGAGGCGCCTTGCGTGGGAGAGGTAGGGCTAGACAAGAAGTTCGTCCCCCACAGCTACGGGAGGCAGGTGGAGTTCTTCCGCGAGTTCCTCCGCCTCGCCAGGGAGCTCGACTTGGTTGTGAACGTCCACGCCCCCGACGCGTGGGCCGACGCCGTAGATATGCTGAGAAGGGCAGACGTGGACAGGGCCCTCATCCACTGGTACACGGGGCCCCTTGACCTGCTAGAAACCATCCGCGATCTCGGCTACTACATCTCGATAAACCCCGCGGTGGCCATACAGAAGAAGCACCAGGAGGTCGCCAAAAACGCCGACCGGAGAATTGTCCTTCTGGAGAGCGACGGGCCGTACGAATATAGGGGGATGAGGCTGGCGCCCCCCGCCATTAGAAACACGGTGGAGAAGCTGGCGGAGCTCTGGGGAGCCCCCACAGACCACGTCGTAGAGATCGTGGAGGCAAACGCCAGGCGCCTATGGCGTCTGTAG
- a CDS encoding molybdopterin-dependent oxidoreductase: MPVVACTRDCYDTCIFKAEAGNGGLRLTPIGEFPTLGFTCARGRADVKRLASPRRVKAPLLRGERQVVEVSWSRALSELAERIREVDPSRVLHIDYDGNQGLLTWYYPQRLFNLLKTASTDYSICSAEGHEAIKLHWGRSYGAMPEELGRRPVVFWALDAAVSFIHGWALAKRGRKPTAAVDVLWTNTMKHVDLPVLVRPGRDVVLALGLARELIKLETYDREFVERYTYGFEQFKQYVESFTPQYVEEEAGVPREVLHRLAEFYLKKPVTVIGFAIGRTENGGEAARAISLLHALLGDPGGFYYSNTGAWGIDFAYLRGLHASKPSRTVPMGLVGASIQQFGVVYVWNANPVLTLPQGDRIAEAAARGDVTLAVHTPLMDETAEAAHIVLPAPLYLEKDDVAYSYWHNYLVYNSAVAEPPGEARRETWVVKKLAELLGAAENPLMREDPWDAVDRAIKGADVTLKELRERGVVKLRPPDYYSYPTATGRVEFYSETAASRGLHPLPQYRRPPEGVYVLTFPPSPLYTNSQFRDVYGEPEPVIYVNPEDYVGDCVVLYNDAGEVALRARQSPDVPRGVLAYYGIGRDLKGKPINAVARGEPAPYGGTPKLYTTYVKMRRC; this comes from the coding sequence ATGCCAGTCGTAGCATGCACGAGGGACTGCTACGACACCTGTATATTCAAGGCGGAGGCGGGCAACGGGGGCCTCAGACTGACGCCGATAGGCGAGTTTCCAACCCTCGGCTTCACCTGCGCGAGGGGGCGTGCGGATGTGAAGCGCCTCGCATCGCCGAGGAGGGTGAAGGCACCACTGCTCAGGGGGGAGAGGCAGGTGGTGGAGGTCAGCTGGAGCCGCGCCTTGTCCGAGCTCGCGGAGAGGATCCGAGAGGTCGATCCCAGCCGCGTGTTGCACATAGACTACGACGGGAACCAGGGCCTGCTGACGTGGTACTACCCCCAGAGGCTTTTCAACCTCCTCAAAACCGCCTCCACCGACTATTCGATATGTAGCGCAGAGGGGCACGAGGCGATTAAGCTACACTGGGGGAGATCCTACGGCGCCATGCCCGAGGAGCTGGGGAGGAGGCCGGTGGTTTTCTGGGCCCTCGACGCGGCGGTCTCCTTCATCCACGGCTGGGCCCTGGCCAAGAGGGGGAGGAAGCCAACCGCCGCCGTGGACGTCCTGTGGACAAACACGATGAAGCACGTGGACCTCCCCGTCCTCGTGAGGCCGGGGCGAGACGTCGTGCTGGCGCTGGGCCTCGCCCGGGAGTTAATCAAGCTGGAGACCTACGACAGGGAGTTCGTGGAGAGGTACACATACGGCTTTGAGCAGTTCAAGCAGTACGTAGAGAGCTTCACCCCCCAGTACGTGGAGGAGGAGGCGGGGGTGCCCAGAGAGGTCCTCCACCGGCTGGCTGAGTTCTACCTCAAGAAGCCGGTGACAGTCATCGGCTTCGCCATTGGCCGCACTGAGAACGGCGGAGAGGCAGCTAGGGCCATTTCGCTGTTGCACGCACTGCTGGGGGACCCCGGTGGCTTCTACTACTCCAACACAGGGGCCTGGGGGATAGACTTCGCGTACCTCCGCGGCCTCCACGCCTCCAAGCCGAGCAGAACGGTGCCCATGGGCCTCGTCGGCGCGTCGATACAGCAGTTCGGCGTAGTGTACGTGTGGAACGCCAACCCGGTGTTGACGCTCCCCCAGGGGGATAGAATAGCGGAGGCGGCAGCGAGGGGCGACGTCACCCTAGCTGTGCACACCCCCCTCATGGACGAGACGGCCGAGGCCGCCCACATAGTGCTCCCCGCCCCTCTCTACCTCGAGAAGGACGACGTGGCGTACAGCTACTGGCACAACTACCTCGTGTACAACTCCGCGGTGGCCGAGCCCCCCGGCGAGGCGAGGAGGGAGACGTGGGTGGTGAAGAAACTCGCCGAGCTTCTAGGCGCCGCCGAGAACCCACTAATGAGGGAAGACCCCTGGGACGCGGTGGACAGAGCCATCAAGGGCGCCGACGTCACGCTTAAGGAGCTCAGGGAGCGGGGCGTCGTCAAGCTGAGGCCCCCCGACTACTACAGCTACCCCACAGCCACGGGCAGGGTGGAGTTCTACAGCGAGACCGCCGCCAGCCGCGGGCTACACCCACTGCCGCAGTACAGAAGGCCCCCCGAGGGGGTGTACGTCCTGACCTTCCCCCCGAGCCCGCTGTACACAAACAGCCAGTTTAGAGACGTCTACGGCGAGCCTGAGCCCGTGATCTATGTAAACCCCGAGGACTACGTCGGCGACTGCGTGGTGCTGTACAACGACGCCGGCGAGGTGGCCCTGAGGGCTAGGCAGAGCCCAGACGTCCCACGCGGCGTGTTGGCATACTACGGCATCGGCAGAGATCTAAAAGGCAAGCCCATCAACGCAGTGGCGAGAGGCGAGCCGGCCCCCTACGGCGGCACCCCCAAGCTGTACACCACCTACGTAAAAATGAGGAGGTGTTGA
- a CDS encoding amino acid ABC transporter ATP-binding protein — protein sequence MSAIVSVRDLHVSYGALEVVKGVDLDVAQGEKVVIMGPSGSGKSTFLRSLIWLVKPRSGRVVIDGVEVSPQTLMEVRKKVGFVFQHYNLFPHLRVVDNIVLPLVKVHKLTRAEALQRAEEALRVVGLLEKAKSYPLQLSGGQQQRVAIARALAIRPRLLMLDEPTSALDPELVEEVLQVLEDVARRGTTMLIVTHEVDFALDVADRVIFFDGGKVVEEGPPDILYKPATERFRQFLKRLHKRTG from the coding sequence ATGTCCGCCATAGTCTCCGTAAGAGACCTCCACGTGTCCTACGGAGCCTTGGAGGTTGTGAAAGGCGTGGACCTCGACGTGGCGCAGGGGGAGAAGGTGGTGATAATGGGCCCCTCAGGCTCAGGCAAATCCACCTTCCTCCGGTCGCTTATCTGGTTGGTAAAGCCCAGAAGCGGCCGCGTGGTGATAGACGGCGTCGAGGTCTCGCCGCAAACCCTCATGGAGGTTAGGAAAAAAGTCGGCTTTGTATTCCAGCACTACAACCTCTTCCCACACCTCAGAGTGGTGGACAACATCGTGCTCCCCCTGGTAAAAGTCCACAAGCTCACCCGCGCCGAGGCCCTCCAGAGGGCTGAAGAGGCCCTGAGGGTGGTGGGCCTTTTGGAGAAGGCCAAGTCCTACCCTCTACAGCTCTCCGGCGGGCAACAACAGAGGGTGGCCATAGCGAGGGCGCTGGCCATAAGGCCCAGGTTGCTGATGCTTGACGAGCCCACCAGCGCCCTTGACCCCGAGCTCGTGGAGGAGGTGCTCCAGGTGCTGGAGGACGTCGCGCGGAGGGGGACGACTATGCTGATAGTTACCCACGAAGTGGACTTCGCCCTAGACGTGGCCGACAGGGTGATCTTCTTCGACGGGGGCAAGGTCGTGGAGGAGGGGCCCCCAGACATTCTGTACAAACCAGCCACGGAGCGTTTTAGACAATTCCTAAAGAGACTCCACAAGAGAACGGGCTAG